The region CCAACCTAATCTTGCATTTGTTGTAAACAAAGTTTCCCAATTCATGCAAGACCCCTGGGAAACACATTGGGCTGCTGTGAAGAGGATCCTACGTTACTTAAAATTCAACTTCAATCAAGGTCTCTGCATTCAGAAATCTCCTTCACGTCAACTACTGACCTTTACAGATTCTGATTGGGCTAGATGCCCGGACGACAGGCGATCAACATTAGgctattgtgtttttcttgatcCAAATCTACTCTCATGGAGCTCTATAAAGCAACTAACGGTATCCCGACCCAGCACAGAAGCATAATACAAGGCACTTGCTAATGCTGCAGCCGAACTTGTTTGGATTCAATCCCTGCTCAAAGAACTTGGTATTTTTCTCCCAAAGGCTCCTATCTTACACTATGACAATATAGGTGCTACATTTCTTACCTCCAATCCAGTATTTCATGCTAGGATAAAGAATATTGTCATTAATTACCACTTTGTTCATGATCAAGTTGCAAACAAACCATTGGATGTCAGATTCCTATCCAGCAAAGACCAACTTGCAGATGTGCTTACCAAACCGTTAGTCTCTCATCGGTTCTCCCTTCTCAAAGCCAACCTTAACGTCTGCACATCCCCGTCAAGATTGAAGGGGCCTATTGAACCACCTGAAGATAACGACACATCAAAGCAAGATAAAGACAATTCAAATCCCACTAATCTAGGATGATCAAATGAATCATCTATGTATATTCAAATGAATAGTTATCTTGTAAGCTTAGTTATCTAGTTAGCTTCTTATCTCTAGAGTCATAGCTCTTGTATTTCAAACATTCTGTTGTTCATCACTGTTATATATACATTGGTTATCCTACAGATTAAGTAGGCAATAACACAGCAAAGTATCTTTGTTTAAGACACAAAAAATTCTCTCttcttctgtctctctctcttgctagaATAGAAACTCTGCAAAATGCGACcaaatcttttatatatatatatataagccgagtTCTTCATGGGAatggcatagaatagtgacacgtggcataaacccatactttttagtgactaaaccggtcatttaagtatTGAatcggtcttttaaataaaattgaaccagTCTAtttaatatctctctctctctctctctctctattaatgattcaagtagtatctctctctctctcaattaatgatacaagtatgACTCTTTTGTGAAGACatgtgtttctttagtattttatattttttgttgaaatctaaatatgtttccatttattttgtgaatttttttgttgagcaattcatttgaatgtttgagtttttttttttttttttttcatttgctttGTCGAATGTACAGAATTATACAGGATTGAAATTTAATGGCTATCatattgaccaaaaaaaaaaaatttcctactaattttctattttatgctttgataatcaaaatcatagttttctttttgctatttttcttgttcatacttattttcattctaaactatacttatgggaacaaagattttaacatgttttaatttatatgaataaaaataaaaatagggtcttatgttttaattcatttgaatgtgttagggataaaatcaaccctagagacacgtggatccaatgacatctcggagttatgtctcggacatttgttccgCACAGTTCCGCCCAGCGAAGGGAAGGTCGTTTAGGTccaaagacatctcggagatatgacaatgtctcggtcttaacattccaggttacgatatatataatatcccgagatctcctagccGAAACGAagtgaacatatctcggatatttgtgtctcggagtaataacgcctcggtatgatatcgagtcagTGTGATATCCCCTCGGGGTGATACCCATTGGATGTGTCAACATCtcggagtataaacatctcggacttacacaaccccgtTATGGTGCgaatatatcccgagatctccaggtcggaGCGAAAACATCTCGGATATcgtcacctcggaggttggctgaaatgtgctacagtcttctaaaaggtgccatgcgccacactcGTCTTAGAgtgcgataaggatagaatcccagaagatcagggataaactacagatccttAATTTATGGGATAGAATGGTTATTGAcacggaatcaagtttaaagaagtacaaacgcaatcaactacggacttcacactcctactcgaattccctgaagatatgattaaaattcaaacaggctaggactcaaactcctaatccaactaggtgtcaagaaggtccggcctataaataaagaccgtcacaccaggtatgagagaacgaattctctaagcttttgagattaagattcagaatactctgcagaaaactttttagactgacttaggcatcggagtgggcgtggtcggcacccccgacgagttgtttgttcctttttgcagggttgaggtATTCAGTAGAAATCAGCAACGAAtctttaggcgacacgtcaccataccggaaactgtaccaacagtttggcgccgtctgtgggaacgatcaattgttcttacgaaaaacaaatccacaatggtgacgacgagacgttccaaatcgatcttaaacgaagtaccgcctaccagccgagacgatgctcgtggagaagcagaatctgcaggaccagaggcccggataacccaactgagtcaacagttggcccaggcgcagaagaatgtggaggatttgctggctcagaatgctgtgctcctagccgcaCGAACTCCGCCGCCGTCCAATCATGATGCAGCCGATGGGACGAACCCCGAAGAATCATGgagagagagccgggcggaacgagaatcatggagagcccatcaatccggttccacccacggaggcagaaaggaggttgcagaagatggtccaggatctgggTGCAAAATATGACGtgctgtcaaagacgattgaccagaagcgtgatgggaaggagtcccttgttgacaacctcttccagcacaaggagtccatattcaccgaagaagtgtccaactgcgacttacctggaagattcaaggtacctgacattcctgtcttctcaggcagcgaagatccagtggagcacTTGGACAATTTTCGGTCCCATGTCTccttgcacaagacaccagatgctgtggcatgccgagcttttcctctcaccttgtcaggaaaggcccgagactggctcaggaatctcgcaccaaggtcgattgattgctttGACACCCTTGGAagaaaattcctggcccagttcgtatccgggagagctagaagaaaaccccgagggtacttaCTCTCTGTACAGCAGGGACCgaatgagtctctaaaagactatctgtggaggttcaaccaggagaagctggacacagagagtgcaccagacgacttcatttacggtgcgatttttcaaggcttgaaaaaagatggacctctgatggcagaattggcgttgaaactgccgaaagatcttcaaacctttatggtgaagatggacaggtacatcaaccaggaagaaacgctccgagccctcctcAGTAAttcccaacaacaacaacagccgtccaccgagaagcctaagaaaaagaagaatcctgagcccatacaggatgctggtcccgcagagtataagaaggtgaagaaaaatttcagagattacaagtggacaccgttgaacacctccatcaccgaggtgctcatggaactcaagaaagatccgaattaccagagaccgagacccattcaaggaaatcccccgccgcacttggctcacaagtactgtgCCTTCCACGATTCAcgcggtcatctgaccgagcagtgtgtttcgttgaggcagttgatcgagaaattcattgagaatgggaagctagtccgattcctcgtcaatgagaggaatcaacaggagcgagatcactatccgaggcctaggagggaagaagatcgggataatagaagaaactatcaaccgagacaagatgaaagaagagaaagaagccgagagccagcacctcggcctcggaggaatgaaagaagggagagaagtagaagcaggcctcggggggagcagcaaggcaatatccctatcattcacaccatctcgggaggattcggaggaggaggtgagtccaactcggctcggaaagcgtatgccaggcagctcgatgatttcgaagtttactcggtccagaagcccctaaagtctcggaaatataaccctctggttatagggttttctgatgatgattatgctggagtctcgcttccgcacacagacgcccttgtggtcaccttgaccatagcaaactatcagacccggcggatcctcattgacactgggagctcggctgatattctttttaaatcagctttcgatcacatgggtgttccatcagaaaagttggttccagtctcgtgccagctacagggttttgctggagagaaggtgttgcctctcggttctatcgatttacctgtgacagccgggacttatccaaggcaaaaagtcattatggtgaaattcctaatagttgataaggtctcggcctacaatgccattataggacgtacggctctcaacgacttcaaagcggtgacttcaacaccacatctcagcatgaagtttccaacagaagaaggagttggagaggtaaaaggagaccagaaggaagctaggagatgctacaatctgtccttgaaagataccccgaggcagcacggtcggggggagaaaactaaggaggatggaaaatagcaatcaccgttgggggagcctgtggaagccttggaggagttcgagataggcgactcgggaaagaaagttcatataggctcacaactccctcaacccatgaaggaagatctggtcgcgttcttgaggcgcaacaaagatgtatttgcctggagccatgaagatatgccggggattgatccctcggttattgtccataagctgaatgtggacccaaattatcgccctgtgaagcagagaagaagagcttttgctgccgAACGAAACCTGGCtgttgctgaagaagtagagaagttgctgaaagctggattcatccgagaggtggattatcccgagtggctggccaatgtagtgctggtgAAGAGGTCtaacgggaagtggaggatgtgcgtagattttaccgacctgaataaagcatgtccgaaggatagctttcccctgcctcagattgatttattggtggattcgacggccggacatgagctcttaagcttcatggatgccttctcggggtacaatcagatatgcatggaagaaacagaccaggagaaaactgctttcatcacagaccgaggactttactgctataagatgatgcccttcggattgaagaatgctagagccacatatcaacgactgatgaaccggatgtttcaaagtcaaattggccgaaacgttgaggcatacgtagatgacctgctggttaagagtgttcgggcaaacagacacatagaagacctccgaaaaacttttcggactctaagaaaatacaacatgaagctcaaccccgcgaagtgtgccttcggagtttcttcaggcaagtttctggggtttatggtgtcacaaaggggcattgaagctaatccagagaaggtcagagctgtcctcgagatggaggccccgagaacaacaaaacaactccaacgactgacaggaaggattgcggccttgaaccgtttcatatcacggtcgacagataagtgccttcccttctttaaaattttacgaaaaacatttatatggagtgaggagtgtgaggaagctttcaaaaagttgaaggaatatctagccaacccaccactgttgagccgcccaaccgaaggggagattctttatctctatctggcagtctctccctcagcagtaagctcggtgctagtccgagaagattcaggggttcagaaaccggtctactttacaagtaaagcactgCATGGCGCAGAGGagaggtatcctcggatcgagaagttggcgttcgctttgatcatttcagccagaagattgaggccatactttcaggctcacgctatcagagttttaaccgaatatccgatgaagaaggtgttgcaaaagcctgacctctcgggaagattagtcaactgggcggtggaactcggacaatttgatatcgagtttcatcctcggacggctatcaaaggacaggttctagcagatttcctggcagaattctgcaacattcctgaagcagaagaacttcctaaggagtcaacctgggttgtgtttgtagatggctcctcTACACAGAGCATAAGCGaagtaggagtcctcctcaggaatcccgaagggcaagagttcggttttgctgtaaaactggacttcgttacgacgaacaatgaagctgagtacgaagcggtgatagcaggtttggcattatcccgagagatgggggcaactaatgtcgaaatccggagtgactctcaggtggtcgtaggccaagtccaagggcaattcgaagcacaagaagatagaatggctaggtatttggaagaagtaCGGCGATTCCAGTCCTATTTCGAAAGgttcgtcatcacaaaaatacctcgggaggaaaacatttgagccgatgaattctcaaagatcgcgtcgggaacagaggaagagatggaagcatcaagaaggcaaattattgttctgaccgagccttcgatagccccgaggaccaaggttatggaagtagactcagcaccagaggagccagagtgggctagggacattatccagttccttagacatgggttgttgcccgaagataaggttgcagctcggagggtgaagatacaagcagcacggttttgccttctcggggagacactgtacaaaagaggatattccgaaccccttctcaaatgcctctccaaggccgagtcgaattatgtcctcagggaaattcatgaaggtgtgtgcggagaccactcaggaggaaggatgctggcgcaaaaaaccatccgagcgggttactattggcccacgatcaagaaagattcagctcttcttgtcaaaacctgtgacaaatgccagagatttgcaagaatcatgaaagcaagtcccgagaagctcacccctctcacttctccgtggccatttgcgaaatggggggtggatatagttggtccaatgccggtaggaaaaggtggacggaagttcttgattgtagctgtagactactttactaaatgggcagaagcagaagcattagcagctataactacaGCGAATGCCataactttcctctggaagtcggtggtgtgccggttcgggattcctcatgctttcgtcacagataatgggaagcagtttgactgtgaaccatttcggaagtggtgttcggagctccgtatccgaaaccattatgcttcggtacaatacccaaaggcgaacggtcaggtagaggcgacaaacaagaccctggtaaagattctgaagaaaaagcttgataagaagaaaggtgCATGGGTTGAAtacgttccagaggtgctgtggtcgtaccgaaccacaagaagaactccaacgggtgagacaccattctcacttacatatggaaccgaggcggtgatacctatggaagtaggatctccaagcttctgtgtggctcactacaatccaggactcaacgacgagaatgctaaggtacacctggatCTCTTGCAGGaaaaaagagacgacgctcatgtcacatgggcggcgtATCAGGAccgaacggctcggtactttaacaagCAGGTGGTacccagaaagttccagctcggtgattgggtactcaggaaggtgagcttaatgacgaaagatccaatggaaggcaaaatgggacccgtatgggaaggtccctacaaggtaataggatgccatcagaagggagcttatcgcttgatgaccgagacagggaagatacttccgagatcatggaatgccgagcacctgaaaaaatattttatgtaattcattgttttctttttcagctttttacaaacaatttcatattcaataaaagAATGTCTACTTCCAGTATTTATTGACAATcgcagaaatccaagaatcaatctgatttatgcttaggaaaagtctctcggtttgtccaaaaccgagagcaggaaaagtctcttggtcattcaacaccaagagcaggaaaagtctctcggtcattcaacaccgagagcaggaaaagtctctcggtttgtccaaaaccgagagcaggaaaagtctcttggtcattcaacaccaagagcaggaaaagtctctcggtcattcaacaccgagagcaggaaaagtctctcggtttgtccaaaaccgagagcaggaaaagtctcttggtcattcaacaccaagagcaggaaaagtctcttggtcattcaacaccaagagcaggaaaagtctctcggtcattcaacaccgagagcaggaaaagtctctcggtttgtccaaaaccgagagcaggaaaagtctcttggtcattcaacaccaagagtaggaaaagtctctcggtcattcaacaccgagagcaggaaaagtctcttggtcattcaacaccaagagcaggaaaagtctctcggtcattcaacaccgagagcaggaaaagtctctcggtttgtccaaaaccgagagcaggaaaagtctcttggtcattcaacaccaagagcaggaaaagtctctcggtcattcaacaccgagagcaggaaaagtctctcggtttgtccaaaaccgagagcaggaaaagtctcttggtcattcaacaccaagagcaggaaaagtctctcggtcgttcaacaccgagagcaggaaaagtctctcggtttgtccaaaaccgagagcaggaaaagcctctcggttagtccaacaccgagagccaggaAAAGcatctcggttagtccaacaccgagatgATACGAAAAGacttcagaaaagaaaatgcctaaGTAAAAGGTTACTTCGAATGCCATGATCAGAAAAGAAAGAGTTAAAAGGTAaaagtttcattcaaaagatttcaTATTCGAAATTTTGTACAGGttgataaaaaggaaaagaaagaaaaaagaaaagttcaagACAAAGCACAGCTTCTAGCTTgcaggatcgtcaagaggaTCTTCTCGGGGATCTAGCGCGTCAATGTTCCAATTCGGAACATCAGGCATAAAGTCCTTACCGAACTCCTCCATCTCCTGGATGGCTTCTTCGGGAAAACCCACAAGCATCGGTCCAACCGTCTTGGGATCAAATTAATATTGGGGATTTGTCACCaaggttcgaaaattttcgaaaccccaatgacaaccccgagcccaactctgatcccgaagatgtggtgcatagctcaactgcttcaaataacgcttgagctttgcccgatctgcgtcatatctagccctgagccgaatcaagagactctccgagtgatcctgcgccttaaCAGCTTTATCTCTCTCGGCTGCaagtctttcaacttcatcttTGAGCTTGTCCTTTTCGGCTTCGGCACTCAAAGCAATTTTTgcacgcctcggagcattcGTTCTGCACAGCCGACAAACGGATAAACAATTGATCTGCGcgatccagctcggaagaaagactAGCAACAGAACGTGTGTACCGATCATTGGCCTCCAGTACTTCGTTCCTCAAACGAGCATtggcagaacgcatctcggatatgatCGAGTCCCGAGaggcgagttcctcgtccttggactgaagaagagacttcagcgtCGCGACTTCGTTCTCTAAACTCGAGAtacgagcttgcacttcgggggcAAGAATAGGCGGAGGTGCAGGACGATTCtcgtacttctgccagagggctgtcatcttcacaagaagctgtcaagagaaaagtaagcaaagtcagaatcaAGATGCAAGCAGAATGAAAAGGCCTAGCTCCAAAAACTTACTTGATAATGGGAGATAAGAATACCTTGAGCAAGCTTCTCGGGAGAAGACTTCCCAGCATTTCCCAGATACCCTTCGGGGATTAGGTTCTTTATAGCCTCCATTGGATGACCCAAAAGACCCCTGCCCAAAACTTCGAAACCGGCGGAGACCCTAGAGGAAGAGCTAGGACCCACATGAGGTACAGCCCCTACACTTGGAGCCGCTTCAGACCCGTCAGATCTTAATCCAGAAGGGCTGGCCTCGACACGAGTAGAAGTCTCGGGAAGCACACCTGCTTCAGGGATAACATTCTCGGAGTCGATCCGAGACTCCTCAGGCACTCCGACATGGGGAGTTACTTCGGGTTGACCTGCACCTTGAACTTCAAAAGTAGAGCCCGGTACCTCCTGATCAACCACTTCCCGAGAGGCGCTAGGCTCTTCGACATTTTTAGCCTCAGGTACTCCAGTAGGAGTCTCAGGTTGTATAGGCGCAGAACATGAAACTTGGGGGGTGGTATGCCCcgtttcacgattttcttcagGAAATGGTGGTGTGTCTGGACGTtccgaagaaggagttcggggagtaccttcGACTTCAGACTCCTCAACAAGAGGCTCAGCTCGGGGGGTGCCAACTTCCTCATCCATCTCTTCAAGAGATTCACCACTTGAAGCAGTAGGCTCTTGGCGCACTTCCTCGGCATCGGAAGGTCTTATAACCGCCTTACCCCACATCCGCTCGGCCTCCAAAAGTTTTTGAGCGATTCGGTCCTGGGCTGTGAACTTCCGCTTCCTGGCTGGATGCTTCACCCTGCGCGTGACGGGAATGTCTCGGGCCTCAGGTACATTcccatctccttctccagaccCCTCGGGTTCCGGGGCGTCCGCTGTCGAAGTCCCGAGAGGAGGTTCAGCAAAAGAAGTTTCTGCACATTGTTCACCCTGGAACGAGGCTTCGGAGC is a window of Alnus glutinosa chromosome 4, dhAlnGlut1.1, whole genome shotgun sequence DNA encoding:
- the LOC133866254 gene encoding uncharacterized protein LOC133866254, with product MEDVKKISGWSAARVKADKFEEVDFDNLVTKENLRQFLGYDIPRDKQLITKRGAIKKRNDAPPSPRPVTKKRPFKSSEQVSEDVPSRKKQSIPLAALEARRTPPSVPSSGVNVEEGSASFRGFIPEVSPTPEASAAPSFVLRDESGSEASFQGEQCAETSFAEPPLGTSTADAPEPEGSGEGDGNVPEARDIPVTRRVKHPARKRKFTAQDRIAQKLLEAERMWGKAVIRPSDAEEVRQEPTASSGESLEEMDEEVGTPRAEPLVEESEVEGTPRTPSSERPDTPPFPEENRETGHTTPQVSCSAPIQPETPTGVPEAKNVEEPSASREVVDQEVPGSTFEVQGAGQPEVTPHVGVPEESRIDSENVIPEAGVLPETSTRVEASPSGLRSDGSEAAPSVGAVPHVGPSSSSRVSAGFEVLGRGLLGHPMEAIKNLIPEGYLGNAGKSSPEKLAQALWQKYENRPAPPPILAPEVQARISSLENEVATLKSLLQSKDEELASRDSIISEMRSANARLRNEVLEANDRYTRSVASLSSELDRADQLFIRLSAVQNECSEACKNCFECRSRKGQAQR